A single window of Granulicella mallensis MP5ACTX8 DNA harbors:
- a CDS encoding urea amidolyase associated protein UAAP1, with translation MNTSTLWEETLPGSSSWSHILKRGTALRIEAIEDNSNVGAIFLNADNPSERLNLSDTLKAQHIARLTKDSVLYSDMGRVLCSITDDTLGWHDPLGGCSDATLVEKKYGRLSYQEAKNNWHQNALDGFLIELAKYGMNGRDLMMNVNFFSKVAVREDGGMQFIENHSAAGSAIELRSEMNTLVILNTCQHPMDPDKTYAQRPVRLTIKKVEAPGPDDACRNACPENGRGFILTERYFV, from the coding sequence TTGAATACATCTACTCTCTGGGAGGAGACTCTCCCCGGCTCGTCTTCCTGGTCTCATATCTTGAAGCGCGGTACAGCGCTTCGCATTGAGGCGATTGAAGACAATAGCAATGTAGGCGCTATCTTTCTCAACGCCGACAATCCGTCAGAACGTCTCAATTTATCCGATACGTTGAAGGCGCAGCATATTGCCCGCCTGACGAAAGATTCTGTCCTGTACTCCGATATGGGAAGGGTTCTCTGCTCCATTACGGACGATACGCTTGGCTGGCACGATCCTCTTGGCGGTTGTTCCGACGCTACGCTTGTCGAGAAGAAATACGGCAGGCTCTCCTATCAGGAGGCGAAGAACAACTGGCATCAGAATGCGCTCGATGGCTTCCTGATTGAGTTGGCGAAGTATGGAATGAACGGCCGTGACCTCATGATGAATGTGAACTTCTTCAGCAAGGTTGCGGTACGCGAAGATGGCGGGATGCAGTTTATTGAGAATCACTCGGCAGCCGGCTCAGCTATAGAGCTGCGTTCAGAGATGAATACACTCGTGATCCTCAATACCTGTCAGCATCCCATGGACCCGGACAAGACCTATGCGCAACGTCCGGTCCGGCTGACGATCAAGAAGGTAGAAGCTCCAGGACCTGACGATGCCTGCCGGAATGCCTGTCCGGAAAATGGTCGAGGTTTCATTCTCACCGAGCGATATTTCGTTTAA
- a CDS encoding urea amidolyase associated protein UAAP2 encodes MVTETTIQVSPRLPDDAIFSETIGAGDYFVHEIFQGQTVRIVDLLGNQAVDTLFYNAHNYSDRYSAQDTIREQNNIYLTTGTKLISTNRNVMLTIVADTCGQHDTLGGACSAESNMVRYAIHTHSMHACRQSFLKGALAWSKETGQELEKRDLTANVNFFMNVPVTSEGKLTFEDGVSDAGKYVELRAEMDVLMVISNCPQLNNPCNAYNPTPAQVLVWDAK; translated from the coding sequence ATGGTGACAGAGACAACGATTCAAGTGAGCCCGCGTCTGCCCGATGACGCAATCTTCAGCGAGACCATTGGAGCCGGTGATTACTTCGTCCACGAGATCTTTCAAGGACAGACCGTTCGCATTGTCGACCTGCTGGGAAACCAGGCGGTAGATACCCTTTTTTACAACGCGCATAACTACTCCGATCGCTATAGCGCGCAGGACACGATTCGCGAGCAGAACAATATCTACCTCACGACGGGAACAAAGCTGATCTCGACGAATCGTAACGTCATGTTGACGATTGTGGCTGACACTTGCGGTCAGCACGATACCCTTGGAGGCGCTTGTTCCGCGGAGAGCAATATGGTTCGCTACGCCATTCATACGCATTCCATGCATGCCTGCCGGCAGAGCTTTCTGAAGGGAGCTCTCGCATGGTCCAAAGAGACTGGGCAGGAGCTGGAGAAGCGTGATCTAACTGCCAATGTCAACTTCTTCATGAATGTTCCCGTGACCTCCGAGGGAAAGCTCACCTTTGAAGATGGAGTGTCCGATGCGGGAAAATATGTGGAACTGCGGGCGGAGATGGATGTGCTGATGGTCATCTCCAACTGTCCCCAACTGAACAATCCGTGTAACGCGTATAACCCGACCCCTGCGCAGGTTCTTGTCTGGGATGCGAAATAG